CCATCCGACCCAAATTGGGTTTAGTTAGCTTTTAGGTCAAGCTCTTATTTGTGATAACAATACCATTTTCTTAAAATTGTTGAGTTCCAAGGATTTAACATGCAACTGCTCCTTTATAgaaatcatgtgaacaatatggtATCATCGCCTGTATATGCTCATACAAGCACAAATACTGTGATATCTGATTGAAAAAAAATTGGAATGGAGTGTCGCACTTGCAAAAGTTCAGAAGTTAAAAGTCGCTATAAACAAGAGGAGACTGTTCAGAAGCTAAAGTGGCTATAAATAGAAGTTAAAGTTCAGAAGCTACTTAACAAAAATGATATACCACATCGTTTTTACAGGAACAAACACCAAGAGCACAAACTTTTATAAAAAACAAACTCCATTACTCCAGGGTCACAGATTTAATTGCCAAGTCCAAACACGGAACTTACTAGAAAACCATTTCAATCaacaaattaaaagaaaatccAGCCTTTAGTATAATATTATGTTTCTGGTGTTCTAAGTTTTCATTGCATTCCAAATGGGAGCATTTGTATTTTTCACTAATAGCTTACTGAAAATCATGTCCTCATGCAATTCACCATCTAAATTCCTATGGATATCTTATACATTTGTAGACAAAAAGTAATAACATATCTCGTGTATGAATGGTCAAGAAAAATTTTGAGGGAGAAATCCCCCTTGTGTTCTGATGTGGCACAAACTAAGCAGCATGACAACAAAAAGTCAATAACTCAAACAAGGAAGGGCACAAGTTAAAAGATGCCCTTTAAATTACATAAAACTTTGACTTATTGTGAAATAAATCAAAGAGAGACTAGCttagaaaaaatattaaaaattactaTAGTTTTATAGTGCCTTTAAAGAGGACCATTAAAGCACATCTGTCCAAAGCTGTATTTTATTTTATAGTCCTTTAGGGATACTACCCTTCAAAAGGTTATGtaagttataaaagaaaaaagaaaggaatacTATACTTGCCTCGGAAGTATCTGTCTGTGCCATTATAGCTGTGAGAGGATCATCTCTCTTCAACCGACTCTCTTCATTGGGCATTATTACATCTTTCAAAGGGCATTCACGATCACCACTTTGGTGACCAAAGGTTCCGCACCTTACACATCTTACGTTGCGAATTTCAACTCCAAATGGTTTTACCCTCGCAGGTACACCAGTCTCTAGCCTGCAAGGCCAAAGAGCAGATATTCCATTAAATCAACTGTGAATTTAAACAGGGCTTCGTTTCACTAATAGGTATTCATACCAATTAATGATAAACAAATGAGAAAAAACCAACCAACATAATGACTTTCAACAATTGGGGTATTGTTTTAAATAAGATAGAATTCTCGACTAAATAAGTGATAAAAAGATCAATCAAAACATAACAAAAGGGGCATATAAACATATTCTATCATTCCAATCAATATACCCAACGCAAAGAACTAAAAGGTGCACCTTGGGGCATTTTTCAACACTTCAAATTCTTCTTCTGTTGGTAAAGGCCGACCAAAGACATCTTTTGGTCTTGGCTTCTTATCTCCTGCCTGACTCTTGGCAGCTTTCATATCAGGCCTACAAGGAAAGACATTTTCAGCAGAATATAAATCCTCTTAATGATACAGATGCTCAAATAAGTTGATCAATTTCTGCTTGAAGAATAGATATAAAAACATGAAACTTTTGCAAAACTGTAGAAAATGAAAAAGATACTTTATTGAGCTGGTTCCTTCTGTAGGGTTCTGCTCTGTGCTAGTTTGACCCAATCTCTTCTGTTCATCTGCAATCTCTGCAGCTTTGGCACTTTCTGGGTTGTAACCAGGTGGTCTGACATACATGAAACTCACAGCTTTCATCATCTCCACctgaatatataattaaataggtGATTTTATTCAAACACAAGTCGCATTTTTTCACGAGACATTAGAAGAAATAGAAACTTGTTGAAGAtcacaaatatgataattttctgTTGTTCGAAAGAACATTTGATTCTGCTGAAGAATGAGTCCCACCCAATTTTTACATCAACAAACTTCTCATATTTGTACCTGAGATTAATCCCACCCATTTCTAAAGCTTCTAGGAAAATGAGAAGCTAAACAATCAATTGACTCAATGTTATTGTGATACCAATTTGTCCTGCACTGTTTAACTAATTGAATTGCCAAAGTTCTACAATTTGCCAATGTCATTGATCAAATGGACCCATTTCCAGGACTGTGTGACAGGCATATATTACCAGTTTGGCTGTCATTGGCACTCAATTTTGTTCCGAGTGagaaaatgaattacatgattcctATATTACTGATTTGACCAATTTATCAATCTAAGAGTGCCGAAATAAGAAGCATTAGAAGGAAGAAACAAGAGAGGGCAGAAGAAGATACAAAGAAAGAGTTACACATGGAAGAAAGAAAACTGTATTGACATACAATCCAACAATAATTAGCAATTTGCTACTCTTATATAAATGATATAGCAAATTGCTGAACCCAGATACCTCACTCAATTCCTTGATTCATGTATCTACAATTCATGTAAAAAATAATCACGTTCTCTTGTAAAATAATGGTTTCGATTTTTGAAAACTTCAAAATTTTGAAATCCCAACTACATTAACATACCACCATTGAAATTGTCAACATGGTTCTGATCATATTCATTTTACATTTGACTCTATTTAGAATAATCAGCTTTTTAATTCAATATTGTTTTTACAACAAACAGATTCTAGTGGGTTACGGGCAGGGTTTGCAGTACCGACCCGTACCGCTCATTacaggtggtacgtaccggtccaataCAGGACAGGTACGCAAACTGCCctctactgggcggtaccataacCTAACCCCATATCGGGCGATACAGGATCTGTACCAgatggtaacgatcgaaatctgaCCGTTACCAACCTGTACCAGTCAGTAACGGTCGAATTTCGATCATTACCAatcaagggctgagattgccctatttcaaatggTCAAAATGACTGTTTGAACCATAAGAAAGAGTTTTTAAATCATTTCCTCATCCCTCTTTCAACTCAtatcactctctcaatctcttaaactctctcaaactaATTCTCACTcacatctaacaattcaaatcatttctttatagataattcaatattaacgaaagGACGGTTCATAAcgtaccacaaagctactcctaAAGCCCTAAAAAGATGTGTCACTATTCTttcttaatttagattattttcactaaaattatattaaaattatatttattttcaacttaaaaactgtaatctaacttttttttctacttttcaagtatttttggagctatttttgatttttttaggcGTATCGATTCATACCATCGGTATGTCTCGGTACGTACATACCAACCATTGGTAGATCCACCGGTATGAaccgaaattgcaaaccttggttaTAGGTATGACTTTATATGTTTGGGAGGATCTTTGAAGAATTGGTGCAATCTTGGCTACTTGCAAGTTCACCATAGTTGAAACACAGGGGCTCTGcagaaacaaaaagaggaaaaatcCTCAACTCTCACAAAGAAGAAAAAACCTCCTGTCAGATTCCCCTTATCCACAGCATCAAATCCTATTAACCATAAGAACAAGGATATACcatgaacaaaagaaagaccttCCTATTACTAAAATTTAATGCTATCATTTTACTACCTTAAGTTTTTCTTCCTCTTGAACTACTAAAGAATGCAGCGATTAGCTCATCCTTTTGCTCTTACAATAAAACCATAACAGGAGGAAGCTCAATAATATACTGGACTTGATGGAGAAAAAAATCATCTTGTACCATACATATCTACTTTTTTAATATTTCACACcaagatgtttttttttctttcttttgcgaAGGATAAGTGATGAAGGCGGATTGAAGCCCAAGACCTTGTGATTAACCGTCAAAGTCTTAATCAATTAGGCTACATGACACCTTCGTGAAGATGAAAAATTGCAAAGCACCAAGAAAAAGGCAGGAGGAAGAAAAACAAGATGGAACTGTGAGGGCTATGTCTTAACTTAACGCGGAAGCAATAGGCCAACACAGACAAAGCATGCACTTCTCTTCTCTTGCTCATTTAGGACTATCTGTGACGGTTCCATGTCGATTAATCGAGCAGAAAGGGTTGAGGTTaccttctccttctctttcttgGAGAAGAGAGCCGTCTGCCGAAAGAACTCTTGCTCCTGAGCAAACTGCAAGGAAAAACACCCAAGAAAGGATCATCGATCCGGGCGAGATGATGCGTCATGAAACATTCGAAAGATTGCAAACATAGGTCAGGCGACGGGCAAAAGGTGGAGGATGGGGGCTACCTCGCGAGCGACCTCGTCGGCGCGACGGGCGTGGTTGGCGTGGGTCTGCTCGGCGATCCACTTGCGGCGTTGGTTGGGGTAGGAGAGTGGGTGCCAGGGCTTCTGGTTGAGGTAggagtggctccacgccgtgcccACCTTCGTCTTATAGTCCACCTCAATCCCGCTCTCCGACGGCCTCTTCCCCAACCTCCCCCCCCCGCTCCCCGTCACGTCCTCCTCCATCTCCCTCCTTCGCACGACCAAATCAGAAACCCTATCTCGAACAATGGATCGAGAAACGAAGCTCACTATTTAGAGGTTTTTTTTATATACTATTGACAACTTTTTActaatttctttaaaaaattaataaaaaaaaaaggaagaagaaagaagaatatgAGAAAAAGGTGGAAGAAGAAGAGTAAGAGGAATGATATTTATGTttaattaagaaagaataaatttaaatattaaaaattttaaaatgagattgtaaatagtaaaaagaggagTATAAACAATAATctctaaagaaaagaaaaaaagacaatgCAAAAAGAAGGATCCATGTGAAATAAATATATTAGGAAGGGGCTTTTCTGTGAATAAGAAATAGGAAGGCATTAGACATGGCTTTGGGTCTTTAAACTGATTCGAACAGAATTATTAAGGATCAAATCATCTGAGTTGAATAGTAGATGTTTAGACATGTTAATGATACTATTAGAAAGATAAAATTATGAACTTCAAAATTATTGCTTTTCAATCGATTCAATGTGGATCGAATCGattaatcaaacaaaaaaaaaactctcttAAATTGaaactatttataatttttaaaatcaaattattaatgaaCCAATTCGAGAACCGATTCTCTTGAGACGAGTTGGATGGTGTGTAAGTGCCATAGTTGATGGTacaattagatcaaataattatcAACTTATtgaatataaattattaatttaaaatattgagactcatattaaaattatttcatttatttaatccttattaatctattaaaatttttttctatgTGACTTTATCGAATGAGTTACAACAACACTTTTCCAACGATGAGTCGTACCTCAAACTCAACCATTCGGATTAATAATtcttctgaatgtcaatctcaaatgTTCATTTCtttgaacgattttttttttcctacatCTTCCGAACGTAACCTCGTTAAGTCcctcacatttgcatgctaagtgtttctacgaGTGCTTGTCCTGTTTTGATACAATCTATTACGAACTTAACTAGTTTTACCTAAATCGTATTGTACCCTTGCATATCTATCCGCAAATGTTAGTCTTCTCAaaatctcctatggtcccttaagaTCTATAAAATTATAAACGGAATGTCTGACGTAAAAATTGTAAGCCAAGTGTTCCACTTCTTCCATAATTGAATCATATCCAAGATAaaactattaacataaaacacgtGGCACAATGCAATTGTGGGTTTCTGACATGATGTGTCTTCAACTCCATCACGGAAAGCCTCCTACTTCCTAGTCTTTTCAATACCAACTTGATCTTGGATCTGAATCATCCGTTACCGTTGGCCACATGACTCCATCTGCGCATGCAAAGCTAGAAGCTAATTGCAGAAGTTCCATGGAGGAAGCGAACTCATCAACCATTTCACTGGAGCTCGGTGTCTTCATAAGGTACACATTTTACAGGAGCAAGAAGAAGATATGGTGAATAAGGCAACACAGAGCAAAACCTGGTGGATGCTGAATAGATTGGTTTGCCAACTGAGCCGAAGGGGCAGTCCAAAATTCTGATAGATTCTGATATCGCCGCCACCCTGACCGGCCGTGACGACCACCAGACTCTAAGCGTTCGACGGACTCCTGCTGCTGTCTCCGCTATGCCATCCCCAGGACGTcaaggaagatgaggaggagcctgaatataaattaaaaaaaataatccatATAAAATTTACGATATTTATTACCAATATAAACAAATAACAGACCATAAAATACTTGTGTTAATAAAAACTGAAGCTCAAATATTCTTTTCCATCCCCTCACATAAACaacgaaaaaataatttttatcaaaAGGTTTTCCCACTTCCTCCcctaatcaaaaattaaaaatatatagatcAAACAGTATATAACAAGCATCTTTGTTATATAAGAATCATGATTTCAGGAATCCGAAAAATACTTGCCTAACTCCAACAATAACAAACATGTTTGGCAAGCATTCCATGCTAGTTAGTATGCACATGCTATGTGATGAGTTCCTAGTTCCAAACAAGACTACATCCTCTGCTTTTGGTAGCTCACAAAATGTTTTGAGATCCAAAGTAATATTTGCATTTTTGACACAAAGATCTTAAGATAAAATTGTCTTTGAGATTTTACATCTATGACATGAGAACATATGAAGCAAAATTCCAAAATAAATAGGTGAATTCAGTTTATATTTTGGTTTTCTCATTGGCACCTCTTCTGACAGCAAATTTGGATAATAGATATGATGGAAACACTAGAAAGAAAAAAACATTTTTGCACACAGAAAATGATCCCAATTTTGAGTTTATACCTCTAAATTTATGAACCATCTTGAGATCATCGAAGACCCCAACCTCTAAATTTTTGCACTTCTGACGAACTGTCTGGAGCAAACTGTTCTGAGGAATACTAAACATTTTCCCTGTGCATCTAAACAAATTCTACATTCTCTTATTAGCCTGCAAATATCCCCTTAATTTGACATAGGAATGAAGATTTACCTGGAAACCAGCGATCGTTTTTTTGCATGCGGCTTCTTTTTTTTGTTCCTTATACCTATCTGACGTTCTTCAGAAAGCTTACAATCTGTAGCATATCACAGAATAAAAGTGCTGTTTCAGAGGAGGAAACCAATTATGCAAATGAGGAACCTAAGATGATGGTTCATACCAGAGGTATTGTAGAGCCGGAATCTCCCCTTGTGTGAGCCAACTAAAGCACCCTTTCAAAGATGGATCACACCCAATtaccagtaaaaaaaaaaaacctttcatATCTGGTATGAAAGAAATGAAGAAAACAAAGCATTGACAAAGTTGTGGAAATGCAGATATCATGTCCTTGCACCTGACAATCTCATGCAGCAGTAACCATCTCATGGAGATCACTCCAGTCAACAACTTGGAGGTCTGGTCTACTCCATATGCGAACCTTGGGATCAAGAGAGCCACTGATGAAGTGCCTATCATCTATTGGGTTGAACTGGATACATGTTACTGCAAAAAATTCGAGCAACAATAACAACATTCACCACAGATGTCAGAAACTTTAACATGGATTTTGCCAGGAAAATTAGTGACATTTATATGACACTAAATACAATAAATATGATGATCTATTGAATAGCAAGAATGATAAGATAAAATTCTGGTTGGTTGCCATACCATAATCATTGTGTGCAAACAACTTGAGGCATGCCttactttccatatctcatagtcTTACAGTCTTGTCCATTGATGAGGATAACAAATGCTGCTCTCAAGTTGATACAATTTGGATGAAGCCTTCATCAGTATGTTTGCATTACATGATTAATGATTTTGCCAGAATCGAAGAAGACAGATAAATCCAACAGTAGCAGCTTCATTTTGGCTAGTTTTTACAGGCCAATGATTTGGATTCACATTTTACTTGGAGGCCATAATTCATCATTCTTCGGCATCAGATAACAGGTCTAGTTCCAAAACATGGTGTCTCCATCACCTATCCAGCCTCAACACAGTTGCTATATAGCTACTTCATCTGCCAAAATACCTTTCAAAAACAATGATTGAATGAGTAACCTTTCTGGAGGTAATAGATCATCTTTCTTAACCTTACCAGTACAATCTAAAACAACCCAGGGATGAACTAAACTCCTAGTAAACACTTACCTAAGCTCTTTTAGTCAAGGGAATTCTTCTTTCACGTATGATTCTTCCCAGCTTAATAATTCATGCCTTACCAAGATGAATTCCAAATACATATTTCATAGCCAAAAAaaaagttagcaattgtacttaaAGCAGAGGAGAAAATGTATTTGCTAACAATAAATTCTTCTTTTAAAGTTCCAACTTTTTACTTACTGAAATCTTGATGGCCCTGTCGTTGCTCCGGTGAtctccgccgctgccgccgcccagTGTCACCTGGTGCATGAGTTCCTTGACGACCGGCGAGAATCCAAGGAACCGCGCGAACTCCTCCATCATGATATGCAGACCGGTATGGAGGTCGTTGATCTTCCAGTCCTTGCCGAACTCGCTGACCACGAGTTCCTCCCCCGTGTCGAGATTCTTGATCCGGCAGGCATCGTCGGAGGCGAGCACGATGGCGCCCCCGTCATTCGCTTCTCTGATTCCGGCGTTTCCGGAGCTTGCTCGGGCTCCGTGGTCCCGGAGGGAGGGCGGGCTCGGTGTGGAGAGGCGCTCGTTTCGTCGCCAGGTCCGCGTCGTATAGGCATCTGGCGACCACCGGCTGGCTCGTGGACTGGTCGGAGGAGGCGGCCGCCGCATCCGCCACCGGATCCGTGGCCGGCGGTAGCGACTCCGGGGTGTGTGCGCCGTTGGCGGCAGTGATGTCGATGGCCTTCCGGCTGCTGCTGCTGAGGATCCGCAGGGTGGCGGCGAGGTCCTTGTTTCTGGCGAAACCCATGCCCTCGAGGAGCCAGCGACGGCGCTCCTCGATGGAGGTGGGCTGGGCCATCCAAACGTCATAGTCAAAGCCGCCGTTTTCTCTTCCCTTGTCATGGCCCTCGTCGTCCTCACGGTGCTCGGCAAGGAACTCCGCCGGAGAAAACGTGACGCAGGAAGTCGCAGGACGGGCAACGGCGGAAGCGAAGGAAATGCGGACGccatcatcgtcgtcgtcctcGGAGTCGGAGGGTAGGtcgaggaagaaggagaccctcgACGCGACACGATCGAAGGACTCACACTAGCAATCATTctatgggctaattatatattaccgttAGGATtcttatacttaaaaaatttatattataattataaaaataaaatatttaattctattTATCTTAATACAATCAGTTTTATCGACGAAAAATACATAAATTACATAAAAACTATgatcaaaaagataatttcaacgatGATAATAAATGATAATTTCATGGGTGGCTATTGTGGTGATCGACCTTGCTGATATCAATCAAAACATTAATAACAGGAGAGAGATGAGACATCTACATCGGTACCGCACTActctacctcctcttcttcttccaacGAAGTGGTGATCGATGAGAATGAAGACACGACAAAGTGGTGTGgcatcgaaggaggaagaggaggtaggtGAAGCATCTATGTCGACGCTGCACCACTCTGCCTCATCTTCCTCTTTTGATGATGCCATGGTTGACAAGAACGAAGAGAAGACAGAGCGATGCAATACCGACGTTGAGGAGGTAGTGTGATGCCACATCGAACGATGCGATAGTTGGTGAGAACGAAGAGGAGATAGAGTGGTGCAACGtcggagaagaaagaggaggctAGTAAGGTATTTGCGTCGGCGCCGCACCACTTTAAATCATCTTCCTCTTTCGATAATGCGATGGTCAACGAGAACAAAGAGAAGGCAGAGCGATGCAGCGACAACGCAAAGGAGGCAGTGTAGTACCGCATTGAATAATGCAATGGTCGGTGAGAATAAAGAGGAGACAAAGCGGTGTGgcattggaggaggaagaagaggtaggTGAGGCATCTGCATCGGTGCCACACTgctctacctcctcttcctcttctagtAATGCAATGGTCGACGAGGATGGATAGGAGGTAGAGCGATGCAACATTGACACAAAGGAGGCAGTCGATGCTGCATCAAACAATACGGTGGTTGGCAAAAATGAAGAGGAGGTAGAGCGGTATGGtgttggaggaggaagagaaggcagtTGAGGCATCTACGTTGGTGTCGCACCGCTCTGCCTCTTCTTTCTCTTTCGACGATACGATTGTCGACGAAAACGAAGAGAAGGCGGAACAGTATAGTGTCGATGCAGATGCAAtacctgcctcctcttcctcctccgacatcAACACAGATGTCTTACTACTCTACCTCCTTCTCATCAATGTTCAGATCGATATCAATAAGGTCGATTACCGCATTGATCATGCCAACCACCACTACAATAGCCACCCACAATGTCATCATCATCTGTCACtttcattaaaattatctttttacccatcATTTTGTTCTATTCATGCATATACTATTATCTTCCAtcgataaaataaataatatttaaataaataaaattaaatattttattttcataattataaaattttaatataaaattttaaatctaaatACCGAAATGATAAAAAGATCTAACTAcatcaaataatatataattagaccCCTAAgacactttttttttgttttgtggaAATGGATTATAATCTTACTATTTCTTAGTAATTCTTCGTAGATCATAAAGTCGCTAAGATTCACGCCAAATAGCTAAAAAAAATCTGTTGCAGAGACACAATGGGAGGATGCAAACACGAGCATCTGTATATGAAAAACTATCATAATAGACCGGTTCTTGCTACAGTCAAACAGGAAGATGGCTACACCAAGCATATAAGCAATGTTATTATGGAAGTCTTCAAAGCAACTACATGCATGAAGCCACAGCTTCAACTACAGGTCGAGCAATTTGACTTGGCTTTGTTGATAATGGTTCGTAGCGGCAACAGGAAGCAAAGCACATTTCTTTCGCTTCAGATCAACAACATATAACAAGCCTCGGGATGACCTGCATAGTAAACAAGTTAGTTTGGGTTAACTTAGTCTCAAAATTGTCAATAAAATACTTGGAAGATCTTGAATGCATCAAGATTTTGTCTTATTGAGTGTGATAGCTCCATAATGTTTTGAAGAAGGAAGCAGCTATGTTAAATAAATATTCTAAAGCATAGTCCAACAAACTTCTTGCCATTGATATTCATTCATATTCTATTAATTATTTAGGTGACAAAGTATAAGTGAACGAGAACCACAACAGGCTTCACAATATAAGAATAGGTATATGCTCAAACTAAAGAGAACTAAACTATATGATCTTATGTAAGACTTTTCGAGTATAATGAACTGGCCAATTTAATAGACATACAACACTCACCATATTTAAGCGCCCAGTCACCCCCATCATCGTCTAGGACGGCCTCCATCTTCAGTATGGTGACGTCTGTCTGCACGTTCAACTTGGTGATGCCAGCTAGCATCTTCAGCATGACGATGGCGGTCTGCATCTTCAGTGTGGCGACGCCGACCAGAATCTTCGATGTGGCGATGCCGATCAGAATCTTCAGTGTGGCGGCGCCGGTCAGAATCTTCAGTGTGGCGGCGTCGGTCAGAATCTTCTGTGTGGTGGCGCCGGTCAGAATCTTCTGTGTGGCGACGTCGGTCAGAATCTTCAGTGTGGCGGCGCTGGCCAGAATCCTCCGTATGGCGACGCTGGCCAGAATCTTCAGTATGGCGATGCCGGTCAGCGTCCTCAGGGTGCTGACGTTTATCTTCATCTTTCCCTCTTTTAATATCATTAAGGTACTGCTTGTTTTCATTATACCTTCGGCT
The window above is part of the Musa acuminata AAA Group cultivar baxijiao chromosome BXJ1-1, Cavendish_Baxijiao_AAA, whole genome shotgun sequence genome. Proteins encoded here:
- the LOC135675774 gene encoding uncharacterized zinc finger CCHC domain-containing protein At4g19190-like, translated to MEEDVTGSGGGRLGKRPSESGIEVDYKTKVGTAWSHSYLNQKPWHPLSYPNQRRKWIAEQTHANHARRADEVAREFAQEQEFFRQTALFSKKEKEKVEMMKAVSFMYVRPPGYNPESAKAAEIADEQKRLGQTSTEQNPTEGTSSIKPDMKAAKSQAGDKKPRPKDVFGRPLPTEEEFEVLKNAPRLETGVPARVKPFGVEIRNVRCVRCGTFGHQSGDRECPLKDVIMPNEESRLKRDDPLTAIMAQTDTSEPLKWELKQKPGMSPPRGGFRPDDPNQQIVAEDIFDEYGGFLGGGKIPPLLSNFSAGKSKKHSKRKSKHKHHSLRSHSEHEKRRDGDQSSSSLDSYESESDKEIRQQSKSRYKKKHRTHTSISTDSEFKVDKERRRDSESKHKKQRCRESSSSADTETDRQRRKKSASKYNKGSHLDPNASDSHDSDHYHRRRKHRHHHHRHRDRYDSKSESD
- the LOC135679320 gene encoding uncharacterized protein LOC135679320, whose translation is MMMTLWVAIVVVVGMINAVIDLIDIDLNIDEKECESFDRVASRVSFFLDLPSDSEDDDDDGVRISFASAVARPATSCVTFSPAEFLAEHREDDEGHDKGRENGGFDYDVWMAQPTSIEERRRWLLEGMGFARNKDLAATLRILSSSSRKAIDITAANGAHTPESLPPATDPVADAAAASSDQSTSQPVVARCLYDADLATKRAPLHTEPALPPGPRSPSKLRKRRNQRSE